The Dioscorea cayenensis subsp. rotundata cultivar TDr96_F1 chromosome 16, TDr96_F1_v2_PseudoChromosome.rev07_lg8_w22 25.fasta, whole genome shotgun sequence sequence ttgaaattaaaaaaatggtttgtAGGATTTTGCAACCGATTACTTTATAGAAAcgaagatttttatttatttatttatggacCAGTGGTCTGTTTAAAATTCTTCTATATTTTAATGAAGgattagggaaaaaaaatgtaACTTTAATGTATGTTATCTCGGTAGTGGAAGAGGACTTTGTCTATGGTCAAATCCTTGTTGCAGGTGCAAggtcttttcttttattataattacaCTCCTTTACTTTTTGGTTTCATCATTAAACATGAAAATTGTATCTGTAAGATAATTGCAATCTGAAGCCTGTGAATCACATGAGAATGTTATGCAACACGAAGGAAGGACGGGGTTTAAATCATTTGTTTGGTATTGTATATATCTTTTATGATTTTGACAGTTAACtcctaaatatttaaatatgagatattacgtcAGAGATTGTTGCAATGTTGTATCTGTGGATTACATGAGAATGGTATGGGACACCAAGAATTATGggtgaatcttttttttttttcttattttgtttttttgatgtTGCTAATCTAAGATGCAAACCAATTCGAGCCCCATCAACTTAAATTGGTTATAAAACATTGATAATATACTCATCCAAGTAGGCAAATGCTCGTGTAGTCCATGGGTGCTGCTAGTTGGCATATGCTATATATGTCTTGGGAGTAGATACTTAAGCTCTGTGCTCGCAATTTGTTTTGGTTGGATAAAAATATTATTCCATATCATGGTAAAAGCTAATGTCTCTATATCTCTAAGTGTGTACTTAATTGCTTAAGCGTTTGGATTCTTGGAATCATGACTAGTAGTGTGGTGTTACTAGTTTCTCTTAGCCTTGCTTACCAGCTGTTGATTCCTTTTTTAACTCGTATAATGATAACATCATAGCTTTATATTCTTTTAGCTGCTCTAGCTGCGCTAGTGAAGTTTAATTGGGGTTGCTATATGTTAAATGATAGAGAAATTATTTGGTGGGATAGTCATTAAGCTATTGTTTTAGTTAATGGATAACATCCTTCTGAACCTTTTGCCCTTTTCTAAAAATCCCTATGAAGCATGTTTTGGACCCACGATGTACATTTGATGCTCATTTTAGATTAGGTCTTTTCTTGGTTGAAATATGCTACAGACAACTTCACAGAGGTAAGCTTTGAGAAATAGGGATAATGGGTTCCAAGGTGAGCTATACCCTCTCTGCTGTCGTTAGTTCTGATATTTTTAATCCTCAATAAAATGTGTTCGTAAGCCTTATGCACCGTGATGCTCTTATGACTAGTTTTTTGTGAACACTTACAAATATAtgtgcatttaaatttttttccatcatatcttatttatcaattttcccTTTTATATATGCAGTATTGCGAAACATCTGGAGTCTGCGAACACAATGTTCTCGTTTATCTGGTGGATTATCGGTTTCTATTGGGTATCTGCTGGTGGCCAAGCCTTGACTCGTGATGCGCCCCAACTTTACTGGTTTTATGTTATTtctatgtaatttattttatctggAGTACGGCTTCTCTTTACTTATTTGTGTTCCCTTCTTGATGTTATTTGCAGGCTTTCCATTGTTTTCCTGGCATTTGATGTGTTCTTTGTTGTATTCTGTGTCGCACTTGCTTGTCTTATCGGAATTGCTGTTTGTTGCTGTCTACCATGCATCATTGCAATTTTATATGCTGTGGCGGATCAGGTAGACCACCTTGATGACTTGCATTTAACCATCCCAAACATGTTTAGTCTGTTTGATAATTGCTTATTACATGTTCTGACCTTCAATTCTCTGTCTATATTCACGTTATAAAGCTTGTtgtctaattttaaattatgctTTCTCCTTTTGCATTTGACAACAAATTTCATCTGTGTATTAGTCACGTTGGTTGTACTATAAAATGAATTTAGTTTAGAAATTACACGACTTGGAGGTAGTTGCCATGAAGATGGTGTTTCATTTAGAAACAATTTGCATTATCAAGAgcattaaatttttgtttaaaatgtgtGGTTTTGGGTATTGCCCAATGCCATGCGTCCATTGTATAAAAAGAGGAAGACAAAGAATGATGGGACGCCAAGAGCCCAGGGAACTGTTCTTCCTATGGATATGCTTTGGCCACTCTAGAGGGGGCATCCCCTGGAAACACGTGAACATTTAATAATCTTGACTAGTTAGCTTTTGCACTTATATTTGCTGTGAGAAGCACCTGGCTAGGTGCTTGGCCTGACTTTGCATATGACAACATCCACTTGGCTGAGGGTATTCATTCTTCAGACAGCATCTTGGTAGAAGCCTGAAAAagtatctttttattattattattattattattattattattattaaattcaggtgatattcttataatttattttaactgTTACCTCAGCATACAACAGGAGTTGATTATGATGGTTTTTATTGTTGCATTAATCCATTTGAATGGATtggttttcttttgcttttgctAATGAAATGATTTCTAGGTTGTTTTACACATACCCAAATTGTAGAATAGTTAAGgtttaaacttaaaattattccatttaatttctttaagtAATGTTCAAGAAAATTTGAGCACTGATTGGTTAGTATTGATATTCATCTGACAGGGTGTCTTTCATTTTatgaatattgattttatttgaataacaAAGCTATGTTGGACTGAAAAATTTATATCCATTCAAATTCTAAAGCAGGAAGGAGCATCCGAGGAGGACATCCATCAACTTCCAAAATACAAATTTCGAAGAATTGGACCTTCTGAAAAACTTGGTGGTGAGATATCTGGTCCTTTTGGTGGAGTAATGGCTGAGTGTGGCAGTGATCCACCCAATGAGCATGTTCTCTCCCCAGAAGATGCTGTAAGCTGTCCACTTAGACCCTTTCGGTCTGAATTATGTGTTTTGTGAAATTAATCCTTCGCTGTTTTGATGACTTAGTTACCTCTTATCTCAATGAAATAGCATACAACGAAAGGGAAAAACTGGGAGCAGGCATTTATCATCTTGACTTGCATACATTATGTGCCATTTACATTCCTCACTTGACTATTATTAACACTTCATGACACATCTTTTGCTATAGAGTATGAAAAGCACCTTACAGGGATACTTATTTGTTCACATGTAACAACAGAGACTAATACTTATCACTGGCCTGCCATCTCTTAATCTGGTCAGGCTGCCtagttgtttgattttttaagttttaactgGTTTATCAACTTTTAATTAAGGCTGGGATAATGAATACAAAAGAAGCTACCTATGTAACTATTAGATGACTACATATGGAACACTCTGGTGGCCTGTTTTGTATCAGCAACAACAAGAAGCCGTTAGTCCCATCTATTTAGGCAGCCAGCCGCATGAATCGTTCCCTTCCACGTCATTCTATCAAGAGtaaaaaaaactagataaaCCAAGATCGTACATATCCTTTTGTAAATGATATGCTATAtgcattaatttgtttaatgGTGATTATGCTTAGTATGCTTTTGATAGAGTTGGCCTGATTGATTTCTGCCATATGGGGATATGTTTGACTTCATGCCACAATGatccttgaattcttgttgtaAACTCAATTTGCTCTTCTTCTAACTTTTAGCTGTTTGCTTTATTTTAAcatctctttgttttttgaGTGATCATTTAGATGCCTGTGGTGAAATATCACCCTCTCTCCCCTTATCACCCTCTCTCCCCTCATGATAAGCCTATGTTGTGTTCTGTTCTTCAAGTCAATGATACTTTTTGATATTTGAAATGGTTTCTTATGTGTTAGAACCATCCAAGTTCAACTGCAtttcttgattatatttttagaagttGCAAACATCATTTGATCTGTTCATTTAATAGATGATGTTCTAGTTTCCTGTTTCAATCTgtaagtttttttcttgttcttgtatatTCTTTGTTAGGGCACTTGCGTGATGCCTTTCACTCCTGTCCTTAAATGTCTTTCAATTCCATGAACTTCAGTGTGTATCATTCGCATGCTAAATCCAACATACATTAACAAAGGTTTTAATCGTCTTAAGCATTGGATTTTACATTATTAGGAGACAATAGAATACTAGATCATCTGGGTCATTGAAAAACCAGCCAATATAACATCTAATGAATAGAGACAAAAAGCATTACAGAAAACTATCATCATCAGGGTCGTGAACACATCCTTGCACCcttaaatatatacttttttttttaataccaagtggaaaattatttcacatcttcGTCTTCCTGTATGCAGGAGTGCTGCATCTGTCTTTCATCATATGATGATGGGGTGGAGCTACGTGAACTCCCCTGTGGCCACCATTTCCACTGTGGTTGTATCGACAAGTGGCTATACATCAACGCGACCTGCCCGCTCTGCAAGTACAACATCATAAAGAGCAGCAACAACCACGGCCGGGAGGAGGTGTAGAAGACGCCCTGGTTCTCTTGCATCaaagtgttttttttcctaTAGCATCCTCTACGACACATGCGTTTTCGTTCTTGTCAATGTCTATAAGGTTTGCTCCGTGAAATCCATGCTATAGAAAATGTATTCGGGGAGaaaattacataatatttaTCCGTTTCGTATTTCGTAGGAGGGTGATGAAGAGTTTAATAAATGGTACACAAATGTCTGTTCCAATAGATAAAAGTTTTCATTCTTGGGTGATTTCAGTCATGTTAGGCCAAGTTTGATGATCAAACCTATATATGTAGTTCTTGTATATTTAGTTGAGTGAAGCATGATAAATGTTGTCACTTTGAAAGGCTCCAAATTTCTTGGAACTAGCATGCACCATCATCCAAGTATTTGATGTCTTCCAGCTTTCACAAGAATGCAAAAACATGACAATCAGGGGTTGTGCTAATAATCCAAActcatttattataatatatattagtttGTTAAAAGCTATGTATAACAaccaaatttaaaatagaattCTTTGTAGTTTCCAATCTGATAGGCTAGATTACATTTTCTATATATCATCTTATAACTATGGTTTTTGTAGCATCTAATTAGCTTATATaattcttaaatttaaatttctcaaattgaataatatatctatatatatggtCAGTTATGTATGCCCTTGATCAGTATGTACATGGGCTATCTGATGcacaggaaaagaaaaaaaaagaaagaagagaattgaagTCTCATATTCCCTTGgtttctttttagttgtcatgttttttaattcttctctatttttttttatttgtcatattagatatattttatgtagtattgattttttttaaaaattttatttttttaatttaatgtatttgtataatttttaataaatcacaatcaactaagcattaaattatatacttcaGTAGTGATGTTTTAAAttggggtaattttggaaactaataaattttttttataaaatataggtaactaattaattttaaccaattttttttaatcaaagtgaattagataaatgtgataagtaaaaaagaaaggggggagtattatttaaaattctcTCCTAACCGTTAAATTAATACATACACCACATGGATTGGGTGGTCAAATAAACTCGGATGATATGAAAGACCAAAAAAATACTTATGAACA is a genomic window containing:
- the LOC120279237 gene encoding LOW QUALITY PROTEIN: E3 ubiquitin-protein ligase At1g12760-like (The sequence of the model RefSeq protein was modified relative to this genomic sequence to represent the inferred CDS: deleted 1 base in 1 codon), with the protein product MSGMATTRSASPIRDGGVDAAPLLGSRGGGGEERGGRRLGRRPSLRGAARFLRRASSRRMMREPSMLVRETAAEQLEERQSDWAYSRPVVFLDVLWNMAFVGVAGGVLILSRDEKPVMPLRLWVGGYALQCLLHMVCVLIEYRRRNHLVERGGSGSGNGSRSRGSSGPSSPRVVDDSSGYGVEQGQEEERTSIAKHLESANTMFSFIWWIIGFYWVSAGGQALTRDAPQLYWLSIVFLAFDVFFVVFCVALACLIGIAVCCCLPCIIAILYAVADQEGASEEDIHQLPKYKFRRIGPSEKLGGEISGPFGGVMAECGSDPPNEHVLSPEDAECCICLSSYDDGVELRELPCGHHFHCGCIDKWLYINATCPLCKYNIIKSSNNHGREEV